A single window of Synechocystis sp. PCC 7509 DNA harbors:
- a CDS encoding HU family DNA-binding protein, with protein sequence MNKAELVDAIAQKTNVSKKETDTILTAIVEEIMLAVASGNKVTFVGFGSFEPRERQAREGRNPSTGKSIAIPATRVPAFSAGKSFKDKVASTA encoded by the coding sequence ATGAATAAAGCTGAATTAGTTGATGCGATCGCCCAAAAAACCAATGTTAGCAAGAAAGAAACTGATACCATCTTGACTGCCATAGTAGAGGAAATTATGCTAGCAGTTGCAAGTGGGAATAAAGTAACTTTTGTCGGTTTTGGCTCCTTTGAGCCGCGCGAACGCCAAGCCCGTGAAGGCCGTAACCCCAGCACAGGTAAATCAATTGCTATCCCAGCAACTCGCGTCCCTGCTTTTTCTGCGGGGAAGTCTTTTAAGGATAAGGTTGCTTCGACTGCGTAA
- a CDS encoding tyrosine-type recombinase/integrase encodes MLFCQALQPSEICWLRWCDLNKAANNLLVVRNRSKSLRIQPQIVVNQQPLCPAEVEILQELAEHCKTDWILESERQQRLSDRSLHHIVYQAGVVASLPIPVHPYMLRRSGLYYRAALLLQTASLSLHECCLLWNYYATSSAMPASFQIEYQAIERKREETFLLTFEQIKAFSGISSDENIIDYLLGAYLLSPRLPEISDNYWLAPSNWRLKTLPKTYKTAR; translated from the coding sequence CTGCTCTTTTGCCAAGCGCTACAACCATCAGAAATCTGCTGGCTGCGCTGGTGTGACCTTAATAAAGCTGCCAATAATTTGCTGGTTGTCCGCAATCGCTCCAAATCTCTCCGCATTCAACCGCAAATCGTAGTCAACCAACAGCCTTTGTGTCCTGCGGAAGTCGAGATTTTGCAGGAATTAGCCGAGCATTGCAAAACTGATTGGATTCTAGAAAGCGAAAGACAACAAAGATTAAGCGATCGCTCTTTGCACCATATCGTTTACCAAGCTGGCGTTGTTGCTAGTTTGCCAATTCCGGTTCACCCATATATGCTCCGCCGTTCTGGGCTGTATTACCGCGCTGCTTTGTTGCTACAAACTGCCAGTCTGTCTTTGCACGAGTGCTGCCTGCTGTGGAATTATTACGCCACATCCTCTGCCATGCCTGCTTCCTTTCAAATTGAGTATCAAGCGATTGAACGCAAGCGTGAGGAGACTTTTTTACTGACTTTTGAGCAAATCAAAGCTTTTTCTGGCATTAGCAGTGATGAAAATATCATCGACTATCTTTTGGGTGCTTATTTGTTGTCTCCCCGCTTGCCAGAAATTTCTGATAACTACTGGCTTGCGCCTTCTAACTGGCGTTTGAAAACTTTGCCGAAAACATATAAAACTGCCAGATAA
- a CDS encoding DUF6262 family protein, with protein sequence MKKEDTKETRIETLKKTQQFRKQDSLERVYKAIERLQKIGAKINFHTVAKEANLSVSYLYKYPELKQQVALLRSQQSSMSLSPVAKPTSSQSKVISRLKDRIHQLEKVNQELRRKNEALAGQVYRVHHLQAQVERQQQTIVDLQKKLIDACSEKNLALVTPISSNRNSVVTDQIKAQLAA encoded by the coding sequence ATGAAGAAAGAAGATACTAAGGAAACTCGCATTGAAACTCTAAAAAAAACACAACAGTTTCGGAAACAGGATTCTCTAGAAAGGGTCTACAAAGCAATTGAACGCTTACAGAAAATAGGGGCAAAGATTAACTTTCATACTGTTGCCAAAGAAGCTAATTTGAGTGTCTCCTATCTTTACAAATATCCAGAACTAAAGCAGCAAGTCGCCCTGCTTCGTAGCCAGCAGTCTTCTATGTCTCTAAGTCCAGTGGCCAAACCCACTTCTTCTCAGTCCAAAGTAATTAGTCGTCTCAAAGACCGTATTCACCAATTGGAAAAGGTGAATCAGGAACTTCGACGCAAGAATGAAGCCTTAGCAGGACAGGTTTACCGAGTTCACCATTTACAGGCACAAGTGGAACGACAGCAACAGACTATTGTTGACTTGCAGAAAAAACTGATTGATGCCTGCTCTGAGAAAAATCTTGCACTTGTAACACCCATTTCTAGCAACAGGAATTCTGTTGTTACTGACCAAATTAAAGCCCAATTAGCTGCTTGA
- a CDS encoding transposase: protein MTPTSRLYDAMNAFLSQCDIQWRDIRHLKTLCWMMVGMIESQNVHLNGFGVYINSRAQYAQSHQRRFRRCLSNRRIDISATHQVLMAQALSTWGKKRLYLSLDTTMVWNCFCLIWVGVVYRGRTVVVAWRIVPQASSTVKLWAIQRVLRQAARIVPAEVEVVVLADRGFADGKFMKYLRETLQWHFRIRIKRSFQFQLDGQWRKVASVSLPPGQAYFTPAIAIGKTRPYGDVYLAFAHDRQSGEDWVIVSDEPTTLQTFAQYRLRFQVEESFLDLKSNGFNLEASRLRDKFALTQLCGVIALTTLFLVLQGTQVVTSGKRRFVDTHWNRGMSYLRLGWNWIRLALTRQWEIQIYPCLSSLPDPEPAFASKRQQENEFMREFVVLSRIPAS from the coding sequence ATGACTCCCACTTCCCGCCTTTATGATGCAATGAATGCCTTCCTGAGTCAATGTGACATTCAGTGGCGCGATATTCGGCACTTAAAAACGCTCTGCTGGATGATGGTCGGCATGATTGAAAGCCAAAACGTTCATCTCAACGGCTTTGGAGTCTATATTAATAGTCGCGCCCAATACGCTCAATCTCACCAGCGACGATTTCGGCGCTGCCTCTCTAATCGTCGCATCGATATTTCTGCCACTCACCAAGTTCTGATGGCACAAGCCTTATCCACATGGGGCAAAAAACGACTGTATTTAAGCTTGGATACGACAATGGTGTGGAACTGTTTCTGCTTGATCTGGGTGGGGGTGGTCTATCGAGGACGCACGGTCGTCGTCGCTTGGCGGATTGTGCCGCAAGCCAGCAGCACTGTCAAATTGTGGGCAATTCAACGGGTGTTGCGACAAGCTGCACGGATCGTTCCGGCAGAAGTAGAGGTCGTTGTCTTGGCAGACAGAGGGTTTGCCGATGGCAAGTTCATGAAATACCTCCGAGAAACCTTGCAGTGGCACTTTCGGATTCGGATTAAACGTTCCTTTCAGTTTCAACTGGACGGTCAATGGCGCAAGGTTGCATCCGTTTCTCTTCCACCCGGTCAAGCCTATTTCACGCCAGCTATTGCCATTGGTAAGACCAGACCTTACGGGGATGTCTATTTAGCCTTTGCCCATGACCGCCAAAGTGGCGAAGATTGGGTGATTGTCAGCGATGAACCGACGACTCTTCAGACCTTTGCCCAATATCGCTTGAGGTTTCAAGTGGAAGAATCATTTTTGGATTTGAAATCGAACGGCTTTAATCTCGAAGCCTCTCGGTTGCGAGACAAGTTTGCCCTCACGCAACTGTGTGGGGTCATTGCTCTGACCACGCTATTTTTAGTTTTACAAGGGACGCAAGTTGTGACCTCTGGAAAGCGTCGATTCGTCGATACTCACTGGAATCGTGGCATGAGTTATCTCAGGCTGGGTTGGAACTGGATTCGTCTTGCCCTGACTCGTCAGTGGGAAATTCAGATTTATCCATGCCTCTCCAGTCTGCCTGACCCCGAACCTGCCTTTGCTTCTAAGCGTCAACAGGAGAACGAGTTTATGCGTGAATTCGTTGTTCTCAGCCGCATTCCAGCTTCTTAG
- a CDS encoding tyrosine-type recombinase/integrase → MIEVNWKKDYQDDFNCPRCNHSKMKHAGFRNGIKQFSCIKCRQGTIVSITLNQRSKFLNFASKPRHETIDWEKNYNQGKFICPSCKSLGVSLEKKTKHKKNQWKFYCQACPKTYPVSCHIDIRAIADPINQGVIWHTSHKIKNFVCSKCQAENIYFVTLDYEKNGKKLFQCRTCKSIIKDSIDLTLNNIRRWSGRHTPVKTFNWSEDQWDLRSINPEFNPLDLKYSTINFTAIQPDWFKQEVKKYIQHVSKTGNAFGTVAQYLISLRSFSVYLNQKKISGFQQINRSLILDYLIQEKTAIKSRLGTLRSFFTAGTVRGWFNIDPDIIRAEDYPKQHIKNPDPLSDTVRKQIEQNLSKLPDPLARMWIICYFTAMRVSELALLRRDCLVQEGQQWKLVWHRKKTNDYHEVPISRTIAKVVQEQQEYIQNLWEENWDYLFCHYHGLFMADLSQLKLEPVKRIIPTASKHPLIAGIRCLIQTLDLRDENGKRAEFTAKILRPTRLTQLFEQGHDLSVVSAWAGHKHFATTSTYYTFVSCELIEREAGHIQKALVNSDGHHLPYESLPKSFWKTPTPHKLELSGTHINTPIYGFCGLPLEQDCHKFRACYTCSSFVAVPEKLPQYILTRDELRAKQSNALDCGQEVLVEQFGRQADQLDKIIAGLQEAA, encoded by the coding sequence ATGATAGAAGTTAACTGGAAGAAAGATTATCAAGATGACTTTAATTGTCCTCGCTGTAATCATAGCAAAATGAAGCACGCTGGATTTAGGAATGGTATAAAGCAGTTTAGCTGTATAAAATGTCGGCAGGGAACCATCGTATCTATTACTTTAAATCAACGCTCTAAGTTTTTAAATTTTGCTTCTAAGCCAAGACACGAAACAATAGATTGGGAAAAAAATTATAATCAAGGAAAATTTATTTGTCCCAGTTGCAAAAGCTTAGGAGTTAGTCTTGAGAAAAAAACAAAGCATAAGAAGAACCAATGGAAGTTTTATTGTCAGGCTTGTCCTAAGACATATCCGGTATCCTGTCACATAGATATCCGAGCTATAGCTGACCCAATCAACCAAGGAGTTATTTGGCACACTAGCCATAAAATCAAAAACTTTGTTTGTTCTAAATGTCAAGCAGAAAATATTTATTTCGTTACATTGGACTATGAAAAAAATGGTAAAAAATTATTTCAGTGTAGAACTTGTAAATCTATAATCAAAGATTCAATTGACTTAACTCTTAACAATATTCGTCGCTGGAGTGGTAGGCACACGCCAGTAAAAACTTTTAATTGGTCAGAAGACCAGTGGGATTTAAGGTCAATTAATCCTGAGTTTAATCCATTAGATCTAAAATATTCAACCATTAACTTTACTGCAATTCAGCCAGATTGGTTTAAGCAAGAAGTTAAAAAATACATTCAACACGTAAGCAAGACTGGTAATGCCTTTGGTACAGTTGCACAGTATCTAATTAGTTTACGAAGTTTTTCTGTTTATTTGAATCAAAAGAAAATAAGTGGCTTTCAACAAATTAATCGTAGTCTTATACTTGATTATTTAATCCAAGAAAAAACAGCAATTAAATCTAGATTAGGAACTTTACGCAGCTTTTTTACAGCAGGTACAGTCAGAGGTTGGTTTAATATTGATCCAGATATTATCCGCGCTGAAGATTATCCCAAACAACATATTAAGAATCCTGACCCTTTATCAGATACGGTACGCAAACAAATTGAGCAAAACCTGTCTAAACTCCCCGATCCACTTGCGCGGATGTGGATTATTTGCTACTTCACTGCAATGCGCGTCTCAGAATTAGCTCTACTTCGCCGTGATTGTTTGGTACAAGAAGGGCAGCAATGGAAACTAGTTTGGCATCGAAAAAAGACCAATGACTATCACGAAGTCCCAATTAGTAGAACCATTGCCAAAGTAGTTCAAGAACAACAAGAGTATATTCAAAATCTTTGGGAAGAAAATTGGGATTATCTTTTTTGTCATTATCATGGCTTATTTATGGCAGACTTATCGCAGCTAAAACTAGAGCCAGTTAAAAGGATAATTCCTACAGCATCAAAGCACCCACTCATAGCAGGTATTCGTTGTTTAATTCAAACTCTCGATCTTCGTGATGAAAACGGTAAAAGGGCTGAGTTTACTGCCAAAATCCTTAGACCAACTCGCTTAACGCAATTATTTGAGCAAGGACACGACTTATCAGTAGTTAGTGCTTGGGCGGGTCACAAACATTTTGCCACCACCAGTACCTACTACACTTTCGTTAGTTGCGAACTGATAGAGCGAGAAGCAGGGCATATTCAGAAAGCACTGGTAAATAGCGATGGACATCATCTACCTTATGAGTCTTTACCCAAGTCTTTTTGGAAAACTCCAACTCCTCACAAATTGGAATTATCAGGAACGCATATTAACACTCCTATCTATGGCTTTTGCGGACTGCCACTAGAGCAAGATTGCCATAAGTTTAGGGCTTGTTATACCTGTAGTTCTTTCGTTGCCGTTCCCGAAAAATTACCTCAATACATTCTCACCCGCGACGAATTGAGAGCAAAACAGTCCAATGCTTTAGATTGTGGACAAGAGGTATTAGTTGAACAATTTGGGCGGCAAGCCGACCAATTAGACAAAATTATTGCTGGTTTGCAGGAGGCAGCATGA
- a CDS encoding PDZ domain-containing protein, with protein sequence MIVDVARNSPAAKAGLRPGDIITQIKGVIIQNAEQVQDQVEVTPLGNTIPIQVQRDGST encoded by the coding sequence TTGATTGTGGATGTAGCGCGTAACTCTCCAGCAGCAAAGGCTGGCTTACGTCCAGGTGACATTATTACTCAGATTAAAGGAGTAATAATTCAAAATGCCGAGCAAGTACAAGACCAAGTAGAAGTAACACCTTTAGGTAATACAATCCCTATCCAAGTACAGAGGGACGGTTCAACTTAA
- a CDS encoding tyrosine-type recombinase/integrase has protein sequence MSNLFNLNLEEDDWLTAQNIETKQLLKNPLLQKDIWRTIEDLKLKVNEHDKVLIIRFESIEQDWLKLLAKLYILIRSQRNLVADYLYSEVRYLKRFSQLIKNKSISSAEQINNHLFEEFGYYLRSLKLSQTSISLHYMTLINFFNICRQEGWLEVNTYWFKGKCKRASPKNDEIEYIPEEVWQQLDTHLHHLPEPIQRMVLVIRGTGLRIGELLNLPLDCLRQRGKQWRLRLLTQKYQTEDELPICPELVALIQEQQDYIRHHFGDTYDKLFGSNRGGNYYQPVPRVTHASTFNAWLNRLGKKYNICTRDSQLWHFKSHQFRKTLATVMTNAGVRDLIIQKYLRHRSPDMQNYYKHLLKQVLGDEYRELMKEIKYVDSTGKLVSSHTPKNPITELLRRKMYQITTQYGECHRPVLKSLCQTVNACWRCEHWQTSTDDLNALTDDLQRIEAELEIITKLEMLRQQQGLTSDQQSLAIRIQGLEKINDRS, from the coding sequence ATGAGTAATTTATTCAACTTAAATTTAGAAGAAGATGATTGGCTGACTGCTCAAAATATAGAGACAAAGCAATTACTTAAGAATCCGCTTTTACAGAAAGATATTTGGCGGACAATTGAAGACTTAAAACTCAAAGTCAATGAGCATGATAAAGTTCTAATTATCAGATTTGAGTCAATAGAGCAGGATTGGTTAAAGCTACTGGCTAAATTGTATATTTTAATTAGAAGCCAGCGCAACTTAGTTGCTGATTATTTATACAGTGAAGTTCGCTACCTAAAAAGATTTTCGCAATTGATTAAAAACAAATCTATCTCAAGTGCAGAACAAATTAACAATCATTTGTTTGAAGAATTTGGTTATTATTTACGGTCATTGAAGCTATCACAGACTTCAATATCACTTCATTACATGACCCTAATTAACTTCTTTAACATATGCCGTCAAGAAGGATGGTTAGAAGTTAACACTTATTGGTTCAAGGGTAAATGCAAAAGAGCTAGTCCCAAAAATGACGAGATTGAGTACATTCCCGAAGAAGTATGGCAGCAATTAGACACACATCTCCACCATCTTCCCGAACCGATTCAACGAATGGTACTGGTAATTAGAGGGACTGGTTTGCGAATTGGAGAATTACTTAATCTACCTCTGGATTGCCTGCGGCAGAGAGGTAAACAGTGGCGGTTGCGACTTCTAACACAGAAGTATCAAACGGAAGATGAACTACCCATCTGTCCTGAATTAGTAGCATTGATACAGGAACAGCAGGATTATATTAGACACCATTTTGGAGATACCTACGATAAATTATTCGGGAGTAATAGGGGAGGAAATTACTATCAACCAGTTCCTAGAGTGACGCACGCAAGCACATTTAACGCGTGGCTGAATAGGTTAGGAAAGAAATACAATATTTGCACTAGGGATAGTCAACTTTGGCATTTCAAGTCCCATCAATTTAGGAAAACTCTCGCTACTGTTATGACCAACGCGGGAGTAAGAGATTTAATTATTCAAAAATATCTTAGACATCGTTCTCCAGATATGCAGAACTACTACAAACATTTACTCAAACAAGTTTTGGGAGATGAATATCGAGAGTTGATGAAAGAAATCAAGTATGTTGATAGCACTGGTAAATTAGTTTCTAGTCATACACCTAAAAATCCTATTACTGAGTTGCTACGGCGCAAAATGTATCAAATTACAACTCAGTATGGTGAATGCCATCGACCAGTATTAAAGTCTCTCTGTCAAACAGTTAATGCTTGTTGGCGGTGCGAACACTGGCAGACATCTACCGACGATTTAAATGCTCTTACTGATGACCTTCAACGCATAGAAGCAGAGTTAGAAATAATAACCAAACTAGAGATGCTAAGGCAACAACAAGGATTAACCAGCGACCAGCAAAGTTTAGCCATTCGGATTCAAGGTTTGGAGAAAATCAATGATAGAAGTTAA
- a CDS encoding tyrosine-type recombinase/integrase: protein MRLTLQKGIDPLSQETIWLVLDEEYQIVEPIQRYLTYLCGSKSPNTVESYGYDLKAWWQFLDHRHLDWRTVQVLDLEDFAYWLRVGDTSRVVSIQPVEAKKSERSINRAITAITGFYEYHIANQTIDFKQFDRFYMPYGLAKKGLLTGIAKSKPTRQKLVKLKEPKKFVGCLTNEQIETLVNACPKLRDKLIILMLNGTGMRKGELLGLCHDDIGDFDDNSIRVVQRLNPNGARAKGQERVIPVTPELLQMYNDYLIYEYPAVESDYVFINIWKGDVGMPIKPKVLNTMFSRLAKKIGIEVYPHLFRHTYATRLLKADYPPERVKYLLGHTSIQTTLDIYSHVITTTDLMAVIEQEKEE, encoded by the coding sequence ATGAGACTGACACTGCAAAAAGGTATTGACCCGCTTTCGCAAGAGACAATCTGGCTAGTGCTAGATGAGGAATACCAAATAGTAGAGCCGATTCAACGATATCTAACTTATCTATGTGGCTCTAAGTCGCCGAATACAGTAGAAAGTTACGGTTATGACCTCAAAGCCTGGTGGCAATTTCTTGACCACAGGCACTTAGATTGGCGCACCGTGCAAGTGTTAGATTTAGAAGACTTCGCCTATTGGCTGAGGGTTGGAGATACTTCTAGAGTAGTATCCATACAACCTGTAGAAGCAAAAAAGTCAGAGCGGAGTATCAATCGAGCAATCACCGCTATTACTGGATTTTACGAATACCACATTGCTAACCAGACAATTGATTTTAAGCAGTTTGATAGGTTCTATATGCCTTATGGGTTAGCCAAGAAAGGCTTACTAACGGGCATTGCTAAAAGCAAACCAACTAGGCAGAAGCTAGTCAAGCTCAAAGAGCCGAAGAAGTTCGTTGGTTGCCTAACCAACGAGCAAATAGAAACTCTGGTTAATGCTTGTCCGAAGCTCAGAGATAAACTAATTATTCTCATGCTCAACGGTACGGGAATGAGGAAGGGAGAGCTATTAGGACTATGCCATGATGACATAGGTGACTTTGATGATAATAGCATTAGGGTAGTGCAGCGACTCAATCCCAACGGCGCAAGAGCAAAGGGGCAAGAGCGAGTTATACCAGTAACGCCAGAACTACTCCAGATGTATAACGATTACCTGATTTATGAGTATCCAGCAGTTGAATCAGACTATGTATTTATCAACATCTGGAAAGGTGATGTTGGTATGCCAATCAAGCCGAAAGTTCTCAATACTATGTTTTCTCGGCTTGCCAAAAAGATAGGCATAGAGGTTTATCCGCATCTGTTTCGCCACACCTACGCAACTCGTCTTTTGAAAGCGGATTATCCGCCAGAGCGAGTGAAATATCTACTCGGACATACCAGTATCCAGACCACCCTAGATATTTATTCCCACGTCATTACAACAACCGATTTGATGGCGGTAATTGAACAAGAGAAAGAAGAATGA
- a CDS encoding tyrosine-type recombinase/integrase — MSAFSLIVMSKADDALETKFSPHDDLHLLQPQSLVQHPAAVYLSQLRPKSQQTMGRNLDLIANLLTQGQCDRLTLDWSKLRYHHTAAIRAVLVTKFAPSTVNQMLCALRRVLKEAKKLKLMSPSDYTDAVDIENVRFTKELRGRALKPAEIVAIMQVIKTDLTAAGRRDSALFIILMGSGVRRQEVVSIDLSDFDPSSGAIKVRGGKGGKDRTVYLPSSGMKAVSAWLEVRGVKAGPLLYPVSKSHRVMRRRLTDQSVLYILQKRAKQAGVDSFSPHDCRRTFISSLLDAGADLVTVSQLAGHANPMTTAKYDRRGEAAKRQAVELLHIPYDE; from the coding sequence GTGAGCGCGTTTTCCTTGATTGTGATGAGTAAGGCTGATGATGCCCTGGAGACAAAATTTTCCCCCCACGACGACCTGCACCTATTGCAGCCCCAAAGTCTTGTCCAACATCCAGCCGCAGTATATCTTTCCCAGTTACGTCCTAAGTCGCAGCAAACGATGGGACGGAACTTAGACCTGATTGCCAATCTCCTGACCCAAGGACAGTGCGATCGCCTCACCTTAGACTGGAGCAAATTGCGTTATCATCATACAGCAGCAATAAGAGCGGTACTGGTTACGAAGTTTGCTCCCTCAACGGTCAATCAAATGCTGTGCGCTCTACGCCGAGTGTTAAAGGAAGCCAAGAAACTCAAGTTAATGTCGCCAAGCGATTATACAGACGCTGTGGATATTGAAAATGTTAGATTCACTAAGGAATTACGGGGTAGAGCGCTGAAGCCTGCCGAGATTGTTGCAATTATGCAAGTTATCAAGACTGATTTGACTGCTGCTGGGAGGAGAGACTCGGCGCTGTTTATTATCCTCATGGGTTCGGGGGTGAGGAGGCAGGAGGTAGTGTCTATAGACTTAAGCGATTTTGACCCTAGTAGTGGTGCAATCAAGGTGCGCGGTGGTAAAGGCGGTAAAGACCGGACCGTGTACTTGCCTAGTAGCGGGATGAAGGCAGTGTCAGCTTGGCTAGAAGTTAGAGGAGTCAAAGCAGGTCCTTTGTTATATCCAGTTAGTAAAAGTCATCGGGTGATGAGGCGACGCTTGACTGACCAATCAGTGTTGTATATTCTCCAGAAACGAGCAAAGCAGGCTGGGGTAGACTCCTTCTCTCCCCATGATTGCCGCCGCACATTTATTTCGTCTTTACTAGACGCGGGAGCCGACTTAGTAACGGTTTCTCAATTAGCAGGTCATGCCAATCCTATGACTACAGCTAAGTATGACCGTAGAGGTGAGGCAGCCAAACGTCAAGCTGTAGAATTATTGCACATTCCTTACGATGAATGA